The Pseudanabaena galeata CCNP1313 genome includes a region encoding these proteins:
- the gcvP gene encoding aminomethyl-transferring glycine dehydrogenase yields the protein MLEPSLAVTNQDSTITETTETPSLKVPAFSRPQTGQDYLSYTLSNAEFAPTDSFVSRHIGASSSEIQQMLTAIGCDSLEDMIEKTVPEAIRISQPLRLGVARGEYELLQELKAIASKNQVWRSYIGTGYYNCITPPIIQRNILENPGWYTQYTPYQAEIAQGRLEALLNFQTMIIDLTGLEIANASLLDEGTAAAEAMTMAAGLAKNKGNKFFVSSDCHPQTIAVVKTRAIPLGIEVVIAKHDEFEFDKNYFGALLQYPASDGAIYDYTDVIAQIHAQGGLAIVAADLLALTLIKSPAEFGADIAIGSAQRFGVPFGYGGPHAAYMATKEAYKRQMPGRMIGVSKDVHGRPALRLALQTREQHIRRDKATSNICTAQVLLAIMASMYAVYHGAEGLKRIAQRVNLLTATLAKSLENLGHTVTHQSFFDTIRIELKGISSDEIKARAAVKQINLRYLADNAIAISLDETVSKQDLIDLIEIFAGEAPNLQSPISNPQFPIPNHLTRTSPYLTHPVFNSYHSESELLRYIYRLQAKDLSLTTSMIPLGSCTMKLNATSEMLPVTWAEFGNIHPFVPLEQTQGYQILFEQLENWLAEITGFAGVSLQPNAGSQGEYAGLLTIREYHLHRGQTNRHICLIPTSAHGTNPASAVMAGMKVVTVNCDNEGNIDVNDLKSKAEKHQHELAALMVTYPSTHGVFEESIKDICDIIHYYGGQVYMDGANMNAQVGLCRPGDIGADVCHLNLHKTFCIPHGGGGPGMGPICVAPQLVPFLPKHPFNGQPEQTTISAAPWGSASILTISWVYIALMGAKGLKLATEVAILNANYMAQRLAPHYPILYTGKNGLVAHECIIDLHDCKAIAGIEVDDVAKRLMDYGFHAPTMSWPVAGTMMIEPTESESKVELDRFCDAMISIKQEVNAIASGAMDKLDNPLKNAPHTAETLLADDWSHTYTRNQAAYPAPWLKEHKFWTSVGRIDNAFGDRNFVCSCLPIEAYE from the coding sequence ATGTTAGAACCTTCTCTAGCCGTGACAAATCAAGATTCGACTATTACCGAAACCACCGAAACACCATCATTGAAGGTTCCAGCTTTTTCTCGACCTCAGACAGGTCAAGACTATCTAAGCTATACCCTGAGCAATGCAGAATTTGCACCAACTGATAGTTTTGTAAGCCGCCACATAGGCGCGAGTTCTTCAGAAATTCAGCAAATGCTCACGGCTATTGGTTGTGACTCTCTAGAGGACATGATCGAAAAGACTGTGCCTGAGGCAATCAGAATTAGCCAGCCCTTGCGGTTAGGCGTAGCACGAGGGGAATATGAATTATTGCAGGAGTTAAAGGCGATCGCCTCGAAAAACCAAGTTTGGCGATCGTATATCGGGACTGGCTATTACAACTGCATTACACCGCCAATTATTCAGCGTAATATTTTAGAAAATCCGGGGTGGTACACACAGTACACCCCCTACCAAGCCGAGATTGCTCAAGGACGATTGGAAGCCTTGCTCAATTTCCAAACCATGATTATTGATTTGACAGGCTTAGAGATTGCCAATGCTTCTCTCTTAGATGAAGGAACTGCTGCTGCCGAAGCGATGACAATGGCGGCAGGACTAGCCAAGAACAAGGGGAACAAGTTCTTTGTATCCAGTGATTGTCATCCACAGACGATCGCAGTTGTCAAAACCCGTGCGATTCCTTTAGGAATTGAAGTAGTAATTGCTAAACATGACGAATTTGAATTTGACAAAAATTACTTTGGCGCTCTGTTGCAATATCCTGCTAGCGATGGTGCAATTTATGACTACACCGATGTAATTGCTCAAATTCATGCTCAAGGTGGTTTAGCGATCGTCGCCGCAGATTTATTAGCACTCACATTGATTAAATCACCTGCTGAATTTGGAGCGGATATTGCGATCGGTAGCGCCCAAAGATTTGGAGTTCCCTTTGGTTATGGTGGACCACATGCCGCTTACATGGCAACCAAGGAAGCTTACAAGCGCCAAATGCCGGGACGCATGATCGGTGTTTCTAAGGATGTGCATGGTCGTCCTGCTCTACGTTTAGCCCTCCAAACCCGTGAGCAACATATCCGTCGAGATAAAGCAACTAGTAACATTTGTACGGCTCAAGTTTTGCTAGCAATTATGGCGAGTATGTATGCCGTTTATCACGGTGCAGAAGGATTAAAGCGCATTGCTCAGCGAGTAAATCTCCTAACCGCAACGCTTGCCAAATCCCTAGAGAATTTAGGGCATACAGTCACACATCAATCTTTCTTTGACACAATTCGCATTGAGTTAAAGGGAATCTCTAGTGATGAAATCAAAGCTAGAGCCGCTGTCAAACAAATTAATTTGCGGTACTTAGCAGATAATGCGATCGCAATTAGTCTCGATGAAACCGTCTCTAAACAAGATCTAATCGACCTAATCGAAATCTTTGCTGGTGAAGCCCCCAATCTCCAATCCCCAATCTCCAATCCCCAATTCCCAATTCCCAATCACCTAACCCGTACTTCCCCCTATCTCACCCATCCAGTATTTAATTCCTACCACTCCGAATCAGAACTACTGCGCTATATCTACCGACTCCAAGCTAAAGATTTATCGCTGACTACATCGATGATCCCCCTTGGTTCCTGCACCATGAAGCTCAACGCAACTTCGGAAATGCTTCCTGTTACATGGGCAGAATTTGGCAATATTCATCCCTTTGTGCCATTAGAACAAACCCAAGGCTATCAAATTCTATTTGAACAATTGGAGAATTGGCTTGCCGAAATTACTGGTTTTGCTGGTGTATCGCTACAACCAAACGCTGGTTCTCAAGGCGAATACGCAGGTTTATTAACAATTCGCGAATATCATCTACATCGCGGTCAAACTAATCGTCATATTTGTCTGATTCCCACTTCGGCACATGGTACAAATCCCGCGAGTGCAGTCATGGCTGGAATGAAAGTCGTCACCGTAAATTGTGACAATGAGGGAAATATTGATGTGAATGACCTCAAATCGAAAGCTGAAAAACATCAGCATGAACTTGCTGCCCTGATGGTTACCTATCCTTCTACACATGGAGTGTTTGAAGAATCGATTAAGGATATTTGTGACATCATTCATTATTACGGTGGACAGGTGTATATGGATGGTGCAAATATGAATGCCCAAGTTGGACTCTGTCGCCCAGGGGATATCGGCGCAGATGTATGTCATCTCAATCTGCACAAAACATTCTGCATTCCCCATGGTGGTGGTGGGCCTGGGATGGGACCAATTTGTGTTGCACCGCAGTTAGTTCCCTTTTTACCTAAACATCCTTTTAATGGACAGCCTGAACAAACTACAATTTCGGCAGCTCCTTGGGGAAGTGCCAGTATTCTCACGATTTCATGGGTTTATATCGCCTTAATGGGAGCAAAGGGTTTAAAACTTGCGACGGAAGTTGCTATTTTAAACGCCAACTATATGGCTCAACGTCTTGCACCGCATTATCCAATTCTTTATACAGGCAAAAATGGCTTAGTTGCCCATGAATGTATTATCGATTTACATGACTGCAAAGCGATCGCAGGTATTGAGGTGGATGATGTCGCTAAGCGCTTAATGGATTATGGATTTCATGCGCCCACAATGTCATGGCCAGTAGCAGGAACGATGATGATCGAGCCAACGGAGAGCGAATCGAAAGTAGAACTCGATCGCTTCTGTGATGCGATGATCTCCATTAAGCAAGAAGTCAATGCGATCGCCTCTGGTGCGATGGACAAGCTCGATAATCCACTCAAAAATGCTCCTCACACTGCGGAGACTCTATTAGCTGATGATTGGTCTCATACCTATACCCGCAATCAAGCCGCTTATCCTGCACCTTGGCTCAAGGAGCATAAGTTCTGGACAAGTGTGGGACGCATCGATAATGCGTTTGGCGATCGCAATTTCGTCTGTTCTTGTTTGCCGATAGAAGCTTACGAATAA
- a CDS encoding WD40 repeat domain-containing protein, whose translation MSANQIGLEIPQKELNFKIGSAKNSFPVVVVNDSNQFSSFQIELIAAGADIQEVGYEWYTISPDVSVKIPPGDLVEFVVSIIETPISGFTGIMNITVRAFSIELREENREVLRINLQEGAGRSILKADIPAQKLQAMPLDDLEIPILISNPSQQNTNVTLTCRDLPDSWFPRGNTQQFTVKAGAQFRAAFVCSLPFDHDAIAKSYPFTIDISHTNGLPSQLTSSLEVLPKGELAVVCSPRLQTIPAKRSWKLWWKFWQSSPAIFTLTADNASNLPQKISFDLENVNSSDYEDFSFEVSPNDAEIEPFRKNDLQLQVDKSRPWLGISQKLNLLIKANWQDTRVNTIDEVQAIEVVVKPVVPLLLIILILAILFFIMGWLSGFNPNNPFPPHQGAVTSVQYDGIGGNAISSSNDRTIRKWNVSGFYRPFGGFDLGTLTEAQKAIRTVRYRPVNNNFVAAGLENGEIQILDSQADNKRPIATFTNQADDRVFGLEYTLDARTLFSGHGSGTVLRWDLQNLFTNPPTQPSQIKKFDFAIIAIALVGQDDSTLAIAGRYNQLVLWNWVNNTVKQIPYPNVGGQDDYIQSIAVPDLKRNLLATADNQGYMSVWDLSTCLQGDRPCQLIDGWKDAHNSKPVRSVAFSSQGCYLVSGGDDGQTKLWALTANGKRTSNTNGKTLETARSPVSAVDINLVGKDIVTISGTTEGRVLGQKTDRLFNLGCDVK comes from the coding sequence ATGTCCGCAAATCAAATCGGCTTAGAGATACCCCAAAAAGAACTAAATTTTAAAATTGGTTCGGCAAAAAATTCTTTTCCTGTAGTTGTCGTTAATGATAGCAATCAGTTTTCTAGTTTCCAAATTGAACTGATAGCAGCAGGTGCGGATATTCAAGAAGTTGGCTATGAGTGGTATACGATTTCCCCCGATGTGAGTGTGAAGATCCCCCCAGGAGATCTAGTCGAGTTTGTGGTTTCGATTATTGAAACCCCGATCTCAGGATTTACGGGGATTATGAATATTACAGTTCGGGCTTTTTCAATCGAGTTACGTGAAGAAAATCGTGAAGTATTACGCATCAATCTCCAAGAAGGCGCAGGGCGATCAATTTTAAAAGCTGACATACCTGCTCAAAAGCTTCAGGCTATGCCCCTTGACGATCTCGAAATTCCCATCTTAATTAGCAATCCCAGTCAGCAAAATACAAATGTAACCTTAACCTGCCGTGATCTGCCAGATTCATGGTTTCCTAGGGGCAATACTCAACAGTTCACGGTCAAGGCTGGGGCGCAGTTTCGGGCAGCCTTTGTATGTAGTTTGCCCTTTGATCATGATGCGATCGCCAAATCCTATCCCTTTACCATCGATATTTCCCACACCAATGGCTTACCTTCGCAATTAACATCGAGCTTAGAAGTATTGCCAAAAGGTGAGTTAGCCGTAGTCTGTTCACCAAGGTTACAAACAATTCCCGCTAAGCGATCGTGGAAGTTATGGTGGAAGTTTTGGCAATCTTCACCCGCGATATTTACGCTCACAGCCGACAATGCTAGCAACCTTCCTCAAAAAATTAGTTTTGATCTAGAGAATGTTAACTCCAGTGATTATGAAGACTTTTCCTTTGAGGTGTCCCCCAATGATGCGGAAATTGAACCATTCCGTAAAAATGATCTTCAACTTCAAGTGGATAAATCCCGACCTTGGCTAGGAATATCTCAAAAATTAAATCTGTTAATCAAGGCAAACTGGCAAGATACAAGGGTTAACACCATAGATGAAGTCCAAGCGATTGAAGTTGTTGTTAAACCAGTAGTTCCACTTCTCTTAATAATCCTGATTTTAGCAATCCTTTTCTTTATCATGGGTTGGTTGTCTGGATTTAATCCTAACAATCCATTTCCACCGCATCAGGGAGCAGTTACATCTGTTCAGTATGATGGCATTGGTGGTAATGCGATTAGTAGTTCTAATGATCGCACAATCCGTAAGTGGAATGTATCAGGATTTTATCGACCCTTTGGCGGTTTTGATCTAGGTACTTTGACGGAAGCTCAAAAAGCTATTCGCACAGTTCGCTATCGACCTGTTAATAATAATTTTGTAGCGGCTGGACTCGAAAATGGGGAAATCCAGATTTTGGATAGTCAAGCCGACAATAAACGCCCGATCGCCACATTTACAAACCAAGCAGACGATCGCGTATTTGGCTTAGAGTATACCCTCGATGCGCGAACTTTATTTAGTGGTCATGGGAGTGGCACAGTATTGCGATGGGATCTCCAAAATCTGTTCACTAATCCGCCCACTCAACCGAGTCAGATTAAGAAATTTGATTTTGCAATCATTGCGATCGCTCTGGTTGGTCAAGATGACAGCACCTTGGCGATCGCTGGTCGTTATAACCAGCTTGTTCTTTGGAACTGGGTCAACAATACAGTTAAGCAAATCCCCTATCCCAATGTCGGTGGACAGGATGACTATATCCAAAGCATTGCTGTACCCGATCTCAAACGCAATTTACTGGCTACAGCCGATAATCAAGGCTATATGTCAGTTTGGGATCTCAGTACCTGTTTGCAAGGCGATCGCCCTTGTCAATTGATCGATGGCTGGAAGGATGCTCATAATTCTAAACCTGTGCGATCAGTTGCCTTTAGTTCTCAAGGTTGCTATTTGGTTAGTGGTGGTGATGATGGTCAAACTAAGCTGTGGGCTTTAACTGCTAACGGCAAACGTACCAGTAACACTAACGGAAAAACCTTAGAAACAGCCCGTTCTCCAGTTAGTGCTGTCGATATCAATTTGGTTGGCAAGGATATTGTGACCATCAGTGGTACAACGGAGGGAAGAGTACTAGGTCAAAAAACAGACCGACTTTTTAACCTAGGATGTGATGTTAAGTAA
- a CDS encoding PDC sensor domain-containing protein, whose amino-acid sequence MSSIRQIFPIVLSIQITVAVGITGWISFNSSERAVQKLTRELCSNLNYRVELKINTYLKESVRINQALTTALLNGSVNPNNIGEVQREIFNKSRELNSQNILFYGNESGTMVGIERQNDSNFLLRIREDNVNPNRPTFELSNNGIRGKVIMNEVYDHRTRPWYIDAKRSGKAIWSSIFVSTTDGELTTTKATPIYNANGGLQGVAGINISLKQIKQFMLQTRPSDKWNVFLIEGNGNLVATTSDVPVFERNGNAIKRFELAQSKDPRLQDAGLALREQLGSPQSVENLQVVEFNSNGEKYILSMQNLDEDLELDWSVGIIVPKSIFMQEIDTNNRVTLVIIVIMLGVNILIGLAIASWLLRPIKNLMTAAKEIEEESFNPEELASVAQRQDELGQMARVFQEMGSTIAERQNGMKSQLSKLRAEKDEAKKAAIASQMGQTNSVESLLSRSRALRIGDASRRS is encoded by the coding sequence GATTCGCCAAATTTTTCCCATTGTTCTAAGCATTCAGATTACCGTAGCAGTTGGTATCACGGGTTGGATTTCATTTAATAGTAGTGAACGCGCCGTTCAAAAATTAACCCGTGAGCTTTGTAGTAATCTAAACTATCGCGTTGAGCTAAAAATCAATACCTACCTGAAAGAGTCGGTGCGAATTAATCAAGCATTGACAACCGCTCTTCTCAACGGCAGTGTCAATCCAAACAATATCGGGGAAGTTCAAAGAGAGATATTTAATAAATCAAGAGAGCTAAACAGTCAAAACATTCTGTTTTATGGTAATGAAAGTGGCACAATGGTTGGCATTGAGCGCCAGAATGATTCCAACTTTTTGTTACGCATTCGCGAAGATAATGTCAATCCTAATCGCCCTACTTTTGAACTGAGCAATAATGGGATACGCGGCAAAGTGATTATGAATGAAGTTTATGACCATCGCACGCGCCCTTGGTATATTGACGCTAAACGCTCTGGCAAGGCTATTTGGAGTTCGATTTTTGTGAGTACAACCGATGGGGAATTGACTACCACCAAAGCTACACCAATCTACAATGCTAATGGCGGGCTTCAGGGCGTAGCAGGCATTAATATTTCTCTGAAACAAATTAAACAGTTTATGTTACAAACTCGCCCCAGCGATAAGTGGAATGTATTTTTGATTGAAGGTAATGGCAATCTAGTCGCCACCACTTCTGACGTGCCTGTATTTGAGAGAAATGGCAATGCGATTAAGCGTTTTGAACTTGCTCAAAGTAAAGATCCTCGACTACAAGATGCTGGATTAGCATTGCGAGAACAGCTAGGATCGCCTCAAAGCGTGGAAAATCTTCAGGTAGTTGAATTTAATTCTAATGGCGAAAAATATATTTTAAGTATGCAAAATTTGGATGAAGATTTGGAATTAGATTGGTCAGTTGGAATTATTGTGCCAAAGTCAATTTTCATGCAGGAGATTGATACCAATAACCGAGTCACTTTAGTTATTATTGTGATTATGTTGGGGGTAAATATTTTGATCGGTTTGGCGATCGCATCATGGCTTTTACGTCCTATTAAAAATCTGATGACAGCGGCAAAGGAAATCGAAGAGGAATCTTTTAATCCTGAAGAATTAGCTTCAGTGGCTCAGCGCCAAGATGAACTGGGACAAATGGCGCGAGTATTTCAAGAGATGGGAAGTACCATTGCCGAACGACAAAATGGCATGAAGAGTCAACTTAGTAAACTGCGAGCCGAAAAAGATGAGGCTAAAAAAGCGGCGATCGCATCCCAAATGGGACAGACTAATTCAGTAGAATCACTTCTGAGCCGTTCTAGAGCATTAAGGATAGGCGATGCTTCACGTCGTTCCTAG